From the Dehalococcoidia bacterium genome, one window contains:
- a CDS encoding HNH endonuclease has protein sequence MPIDGVSDVVRYGRELGFTGLKASRRFVWRVCKICEEGSWIREDGFREICKICSIREIFKSWLAKSGNQKGNANPNWKGGQTVDNHGYTLIRLHPDHPFYPMAKSNGYVPEHRLIMAKKLGRCLESWEIVHHIDGKRGHNSEMNLELGSQRTHKLSYADGYRRGYKDGQKSKIGTLEQEIRLLRFQIRELRIVIQPELRRE, from the coding sequence ATGCCTATCGATGGTGTGAGCGATGTGGTGAGGTATGGCAGAGAGTTGGGATTTACAGGATTAAAAGCGTCCAGAAGATTCGTCTGGCGGGTTTGTAAAATTTGCGAGGAGGGTAGCTGGATCAGAGAAGATGGCTTTCGAGAAATCTGCAAAATCTGTTCTATCCGCGAAATCTTTAAGTCTTGGTTAGCTAAATCAGGGAATCAAAAGGGGAATGCAAATCCAAATTGGAAAGGTGGCCAAACGGTAGATAATCACGGGTATACACTAATCCGCCTACATCCTGATCATCCTTTTTACCCAATGGCAAAGAGTAATGGCTATGTACCCGAGCACCGTCTTATTATGGCTAAGAAACTGGGAAGGTGTCTGGAATCTTGGGAAATAGTGCATCATATAGACGGTAAGCGAGGACATAATAGTGAAATGAACTTGGAACTAGGGAGCCAGAGAACGCATAAACTTAGTTACGCAGATGGTTATAGGCGAGGATATAAAGATGGTCAAAAGTCAAAAATAGGAACCCTTGAGCAGGAAATCAGATTGCTGAGATTCCAAATAAGAGAACTCAGAATTGTCATACAGCCAGAGCTTAGGAGGGAGTAA